One stretch of Anolis carolinensis isolate JA03-04 chromosome 3, rAnoCar3.1.pri, whole genome shotgun sequence DNA includes these proteins:
- the omp gene encoding olfactory marker protein → MASEPSTMELPLVQDVQLTQCMRLRVRSLQQKKEKPQDGEKLLQADEFVYRLDFSRQHGLRFLRWTVTLDKPGKVSIIGTSQLWTPDLTNLMRRQLLEPVAVFWKKPGSQEVECNEADALEFGERLVELAKIRKVMYFLLAYADGLEPAHLKCSVVFSA, encoded by the coding sequence ATGGCTTCGGAGCCGTCCACGATGGAGCTTCCTTTGGTTCAGGACGTCCAGCTGACCCAGTGCATGAGGCTCCGGGTGCGAAGCCTGCagcagaagaaggagaagccacaAGACGGAGAGAAACTCCTCCAAGCGGATGAGTTTGTCTACCGGCTGGACTTCTCCCGGCAACACGGCCTCCGTTTCCTGCGCTGGACGGTCACTCTGGACAAACCGGGCAAAGTGTCCATCATCGGCACCTCTCAGCTCTGGACGCCGGACCTCACCAACCTCATGCGGAGGCAGCTGCTGGAACCGGTGGCCGTTTTCTGGAAAAAGCCGGGCTCCCAAGAAGTGGAATGCAATGAGGCCGATGCGCTGGAATTTGGAGAGCGGCTGGTGGAGTTGGCCAAAATCCGGAAGGTGATGTATTTCCTCCTGGCCTATGCGGACGGCCTCGAACCGGCTCACCTGAAATGCTCGGTGGTCTTCAGTGCCTGA